One stretch of Ipomoea triloba cultivar NCNSP0323 chromosome 8, ASM357664v1 DNA includes these proteins:
- the LOC116027063 gene encoding uncharacterized protein LOC116027063, with the protein MSQDDSQNVFAHDYDDLIEDEFCVSEGGSPNRSDDAQQVRARPVAPTQSVPSQILLKKRKIQTDDSTSSKVKETSTSKSITPSGDYVELDPKGAFATPVEISPKEEEQLADLIGEGIRYEVDRRLTNIVSCHYKKWIGVHLDSLKAGMRIPLDPFLVDFVNYYGIVPSQVAPNGHRILACFPQICARHQVPCTIDLFNFLHLVKTMGKNCHPSFVIIQCRGLFGKVSGLPDNNRKWRGKFLRVFLKDGVPFKNEWSRRMRKCVLPPETLEIKDAVEKISSECYSWDNYHSPEALAAAHLPPPMYGVQRQVVPDGHLAMDLDPDLEEFVGAGGKSSFGIDQSQSSKITLKRKSAPSDHHETDQLPIGPPPSSSSIAPVPSTSLGKRPLGEVEVETKVPGSTLATNREMPRLAEEGPPHVRALVRGTADLPKMFNLLSELGPPPASVVSDTNEEVAAKMAQHLSYVRISPLIVNRSGPDLLLGNIVGSLDRHALLWHSSDILLTSELPCPFFRL; encoded by the exons ATGTCGCAAGATGATAGCCAAAACGTTTTTGCCCatgattatgatgatttgaTTGAGGATGAATTTTGTGTGTCCGAGGGTGGGTCACCGAATCGTTCTGACGATGCTCAACAAGTGAGGGCTCGTCCTGTCGCCCCCACACAATCTGTCCCTTCACAAattcttttgaagaaaaggaaaatccaAACGGACGACTCCACTTCGAGCAAGGTGAAAGAAACCTCGACGAGCAAAAGTATCACGCCAAGTGGTGATTATGTCGAGTTGGATCCCAAAGGAGCTTTTGCCACTCCGGTTGAAATATCTCCCAAGGAggaggagcaacttgcagatTTGATTGGAGAAGGGATCCGTTACGAGGTTGACCGACGCCTGACTAACATCGTTTCTTGTCATTACAAGAAATGGATAGGTGTCCATCTGGATTCGCTGAAAGCTGGTATGCGTATCCCCCTTGATCCTTTCCTTGttgattttgtgaattattatgGCATAGTTCCAAGCCAAGTGGCGCCAAATGGTCATCGTATACTTGCTTGCTTCCCTCAAATTTGTGCACGTCATCAAGTTCCTTGCACGATCGATTTGTTCAACTTCCTCCATCTTGTAAAGACTATGGGGAAGAATTGCCACCCCAGCTTCGTGATCATTCAATGTCGCGGGTTGTTTGGAAAAGTTTCTGGTCTGCCTGATAACAACCGTAAGTGGAGGGGGAAGTTTCTTCGAGTGTTTTTGAAAGACGGGGTGCCTTTCAAAAATGAGTGGTCTCGTCGAATGCGCAAGTGCGTGCTACCACCTGAGACTTTAGAGATCAAGGATGCAGTCGAGAAGATTTCATCGGAGTGCTATTCTTGGGATAATTATCACTCTCCAGAGGCATTGGCTGCAGCTCATCTACCCCCTCCGATGTATGGGGTTCAACGTCAGGTTGTCCCAGATG GTCATCTAGCAATGGACCTTGACCCTGACCTTGAGGAATTTGTAGGTGCTGGGGGGAAGTCGTCATTCGGTATTGATCAGTCTCAATCATCGAAGATCACTCTGAAAAGGAAGTCCGCACCATCTGACCACCACGAGACCGACCAGTTACCCATTGGACCCCCTCCGTCTAGTTCTTCTATCGCTCCAGTTCCTTCTACGTCATTGGGCAAGCGTCCTCTAGGTGAGGTTGAGGTTGAAACTAAGGTTCCTGGTAGTACACTCGCAACCAATCGTGAGATGCCTCGACTTGCGGAAGAGGGACCCCCTCACGTACGTGCACTTGTTCGTGGGACGGCTGATCTACCAAAAATGTTCAACCTACTGTCCGAGCTAGGCCCCCCACCTGCGAGTGTCGTCAGTGATACCAATGAAGAGGTCGCCGCAAAGATGGCCCAACACTTATCCTACGTACGTATTTCTCCTCTGATTGTCAATCGTTCTG GACCAGATCTCCTACTTGGAAATATCGTGGGTTCACTCGACCGTCATGCGCTACTTTGGCACTCTTCTGATATTCTATTAACCTCCGAGCTGCCATGTCCCTTTTTTCGTCTATGA